Genomic window (Actinomycetota bacterium):
GCAGGGATTCGGTCCGGGACACGGCCAGGGCGGCCAGGGCGGCCCGCAGGGCCATGGCGGCGGCCAGGGCCAGGCGGCCGGCGCCGCTGCGGCCGTCCAGCAGGCGGCCGAGCAGGGGCGCCACCACCGCGAACGGGGCGACCGTCAACAGGAGGTAGAGCGCGACCCGGGGCCGGGCCGCGGCCACCGGCACGGCGAAGAACAGGGTCCCGGCCAGGGCCACCGCGACCAGGGCGTCGCCCAGGGTGCTGATCGCGTGCACCCAGGCCAGCCGGTCCAGCGGCCGGCCCAGCGGCCGGGCGGCCACGCCCCCCCGACCCCGGCCCCGAACCACCCCGTCCATGTGCGGCATGCTAACGGCGAAGCCCCCGGGGATCCCGGGGGCTTCGCCTATCCCTGGGGTGGGACAGCTGGGACGCCTACTCCTTGCCGGCCAGCTCGGCCGGGGGGACGTCGATCTCCTCGGAAGGCCGGTCGAGCGAGCGGAACGCGATCTCGCCGTTCTCGGCGTCGACCACGACCAGCTGGCCGGCCGTGAACTCCTTCCACAGCAGCTTCTCGGACAGCGGGTCCTCGACCAGGCGCTGGATGGTCCGCCGCAGCGGGCGGGCCCCGAGGGCCGGGTCGTAGCCCTTCTCGGCCATCAGGTCCTTGGCCGCCTCGGTCAGCTCCATGGCGATGTCCTTGGACTTGAGCTGCTCCACGACCCGCCGCATCATCAGGTCGACGATGCTCTTCACCTGCTCGCGCGAGAGCTGGTGGAAGACGATGACCTCGTCGATCCGGTTGAGGAACTCCGGCCGGAAGTGGCGCTTGAGCTCGTCCATGACCTTGGACTGCATCCGCTCGTAGTCGACCTTGGCGTCGGGCCGGGCGGTGAAGCCCAGGGTGGCGCCCTTGGCGATGTCGCGGGTACCCAGGTTGGAGGTCATGATCAGCACGGTGTTCTTGAAGTCGACCGTGCGGCCCTGGGCGTCGGTCAGCCGCCCGTCCTCCAGGATCTGGAGGAGGGTGTTGAACACGTCCGGGTGGGCCTTCTCGATCTCGTCGAACAGCACCACGCTGAACGGCTTGCGCCGGACCGCCTCGGTGAGCTGGCCGCCCTCCTCGTAGCCGATGTAGCCGGGCGGGGAGCCGATCAGGCGCGAGACCGTGTGCTTCTCCATGTACTCCGACATGTCGAGCGCGATCAGCGCGTCCTCGTCCCCGAACAGGAACTCGGCCAGGGTGCGGGACAGCTCGGTCTTCCCGACGCCCGAGGGGCCGAGGAAGATGAACGAGCCCGACGGCCGCTTGGGGTCCTTGAGGCCGGCCCTGGTGCGGCGGATGGCCTGGGAGACGGCGTGGATGGCGTTGTCCTGGCCGACGATCCGCTTGTGCAGCTCGTCCTCCATGCGCAGGAGCTTGGCCGTCTCCTCCTCGGTCAGCTTGAACACCGGGATGCCGGTCCAGGAGGCCAGCACCTCGGCGATCTGCTCCTCGTCGACCTCGGCGACCACGTCCATGTCGCCCGACTTCCACTCCCGCTCGCGGCGGGCCTTGTCGTTGAGGAGGTTCTTCTCGGTGTCGCGGAGGCTGGCCGCCTTCTCGAAGTCCTGGGCGTCGATCGCCGACTCCTTGTCGCGCCGGACGTCGGCGATGCGGCCGTCGAACTCGCGGAGGTCGGGCGGGGCGGTCATGCGCCGGATGCGCATGCGGCTGCCGGCCTCGTCGATCAGGTCGATCGCCTTGTCGGGCAGGAAGCGGTCGGAGATGTAGCGGTCGGCCAGGTTGGCGGAGGCGACCAGGGCGTCGTCGGTGATGGTGACGCGGTGGTGGGCCTCGTAGCGGTCGCGCAGCCCCTTGAGGATGTCGATGGTGTGGGCGACCGACGGCTCCTGGACCTGGATCGGCTGGAAGCGGCGCTCCAGGGCGGCGTCCTTCTCCAGGTGCTTGCGGTACTCCTCGAGGGTGGTGGCGCCGATGGTCTGGAGCTCGCCCCGGGCCAGCATGGGCTTGAGGATCGAGGCGGCGTCGATCGCGCCCTCGGCCGCGCCCGCCCCGACGAGCGTGTGCAGCTCGTCGATGAACAGGACGATGTCGCCGCGGGTGCGGATCTCCTTGAGGACCTTCTTGAGGCGCTCCTCGAAGTCGCCGCGGTAGCGGGACCCGGCGACCAGGGCGCCCAGGTCCAGGGTGTACATCTGCTTGCCCTTGAGCGTCTCGGGAACCTCGCCCTTGACGATGGCCTGGGAGAGGCCCTCGACGATGGCGGTCTTGCCGACGCCGGGCTCGCCGATCAGCACCGGGTTGTTCTTGGTCCGGCGGGACAGCACCTGCATGACCCGCTCGATCTCCTTCTCGCGCCCGATCACCGGGTCGAGCTTGCCCTCGCGGGCCAGCTGGGTGAGGTTGCGCCCGAACTGGTCGAGCACCAGGGAGCCCTGCGGCTGGGCCTCGCCCGGGGCGCCGCCGCCCTGGCCCTCCTTGCCGCCGGCGTAGCCGGACAGCAGCTGGATGACCTGCTGGCGGACGCGGGAGAGGTCGGCGCCCAGCTTGACCAGCACCTGGGCGGCCACGCCCTCGCCCTCGCGGATGAGGCCGAGCAGGATGTGCTCGGTGCCGATGTAGTTGTGGCCGAGCTGCAGGGCCTCGCGGAGCGACAGCTCCAGGACCTTCTTGGCCCGCGGCGTGAACGGGATGTGCCCGGTGGGCGCGCTCTGGCCCTGGCCGATGATCTCCTCGACCTGGGCGCGGACGGCCTCCAGGGAGATGCCGAGCGACTCGAGCGCCTTGGCGGCGACCCCTTCGCCCTCGTGGATCAGCCCGAGCAGGATGTGCTCGGTGCCGATGTAGTTGTGATTGAGGAGCCGAGCCTCCTCCTGCGCGAGCACGACGACCCGTCGAGCCCGGTCGGTGAAGCGCTCAAACATGCCAAACCCCCAGGGATACGGCGGCAGCGGTTCCTTGCCGCCAATCGACTATACACCTGGCCCTCCGACGTCCCGTACGGGAGTTGCAGGACGTCCAGATACGCTCTTCGTCTACTCCGACAACGCCTCGAGGGTGAGCGCTGTTCCCGATTTTCGTCTCCGCCTCATCGGCTTCATCGGCGCCCGCCGCCAGGACTTGACGGTCGCCGCCCTCACCTGGACCTTCGTTTCCCAGGCCCGCCTGGATGCCCGCTTCGACTCCTACATCTCCTCCGGCCGGAGCTGGGGGAACAGGAGGGCTTCGCGGATCGAGGACAGGTCGCCGAGCAGCATCACCAGGCGGTCGACCCCGATGCCGAGGCCGGCGTTGGGGGGCAGGCCCAGCTCCAGGGCCCGCAGGTAGGCCTCGTCGACCACCATCGCCTCCTCGTCGCCGCCCGCCTTGGCCAGGGCCTGCTCCTCGAAGCGGACCCGCTGCTCGTCGGGGTCGGTCAGCTCCGAGAAGCAGTTGGCGTACTCGCGGCCGCCGATGATCAGCTCGAACCGCTCGGTGACGAACGGGTCGTCGCGGTGCGGGTGGGCCAGGGGCGAGACCTCGACCGGGTAGTCGGTCACGAAGGTCGGGCCGGTGAGCTTGTGCTCGGCGTGCTTCTCGTACAGCTCCAGCACCAGCTTGCCGGTGCCCCAGCCGGGCTCCCAGGCGACCTCGCACTTGTCGCACAGCGCGCGGACCTGGTCCAGGGGCCAGTCGTAGGCCAGGTCGGGACGGCCGATCGCCTCCCGGACGGCCTCCAGCAAGGTGACCTCGGCCCAGTCGCCGTCCAGGTCGATCTCGCGGCCCCGGTGGGTGACCCGGCGCCCGACCCCGGCGGCGTCGGCCGCCTCCTGGATGACCCCGCGGGCCAGCACCATCATGTCCCGGTAGTCCTGGAAGGCCGAGTTCGACTCCAGCATGGTGAACTCGGTGTTGTGGGTGGCGTCGATGCCCTCGTTGCGGAACACCCGCCCCAGCTCGAACACCCGGTCCACCCCGCCGACCAGCAGCCGCTTCAGGTACAGCTCGCAGGCCACCCGGAGGAACAGGTCGGTGTCGAGGGCGTTGTGGTGGGTGACGAACGGCCTGGCCAGGGCGCCGCCGGGGACCGGGTTGAGGATCGGGGTCTCGACCTCCAGGAAGCCCCGGGCGAGCATCGACTCGCGCAGGGACCGCACCACCTGGGAGCGCAGCCGCATGGCCGCCACGGCGGCGGGGTTGACGGCCAGGTCGAGCTCGCGCTGGCGGGAGCGGACCTCGACGTCGGTCAGGCCCTTCCACTTGTCGGGCAGGGGCCGCAGGGCCTTGCCGAGCAGGAACACCTCGGTCGCCTTGACCGACAGCTCGCCCTTGCGGGTCTTGACCACCGGGCCCTGGACTCCGACCCAGTCGCCGACGTCCAGGTCGAGCACGACCTCGAGCTGGTCGGCCCCGAGGGCGCCCACCGTCAGCATGATCTGGAGCTCGGCGCCGTCGTGGCGCAGGGTCCAGAAGGCGAGGCGG
Coding sequences:
- a CDS encoding ATP-dependent Clp protease ATP-binding subunit, which codes for MFERFTDRARRVVVLAQEEARLLNHNYIGTEHILLGLIHEGEGVAAKALESLGISLEAVRAQVEEIIGQGQSAPTGHIPFTPRAKKVLELSLREALQLGHNYIGTEHILLGLIREGEGVAAQVLVKLGADLSRVRQQVIQLLSGYAGGKEGQGGGAPGEAQPQGSLVLDQFGRNLTQLAREGKLDPVIGREKEIERVMQVLSRRTKNNPVLIGEPGVGKTAIVEGLSQAIVKGEVPETLKGKQMYTLDLGALVAGSRYRGDFEERLKKVLKEIRTRGDIVLFIDELHTLVGAGAAEGAIDAASILKPMLARGELQTIGATTLEEYRKHLEKDAALERRFQPIQVQEPSVAHTIDILKGLRDRYEAHHRVTITDDALVASANLADRYISDRFLPDKAIDLIDEAGSRMRIRRMTAPPDLREFDGRIADVRRDKESAIDAQDFEKAASLRDTEKNLLNDKARREREWKSGDMDVVAEVDEEQIAEVLASWTGIPVFKLTEEETAKLLRMEDELHKRIVGQDNAIHAVSQAIRRTRAGLKDPKRPSGSFIFLGPSGVGKTELSRTLAEFLFGDEDALIALDMSEYMEKHTVSRLIGSPPGYIGYEEGGQLTEAVRRKPFSVVLFDEIEKAHPDVFNTLLQILEDGRLTDAQGRTVDFKNTVLIMTSNLGTRDIAKGATLGFTARPDAKVDYERMQSKVMDELKRHFRPEFLNRIDEVIVFHQLSREQVKSIVDLMMRRVVEQLKSKDIAMELTEAAKDLMAEKGYDPALGARPLRRTIQRLVEDPLSEKLLWKEFTAGQLVVVDAENGEIAFRSLDRPSEEIDVPPAELAGKE
- the lysS gene encoding lysine--tRNA ligase encodes the protein MPDDEDRSAVEQARRVKLARLRAAGIDAFPVGFRRTHTLGEVRRGWDHRLEAGEESDDVVRVAGRIVLKRPMGRLAFWTLRHDGAELQIMLTVGALGADQLEVVLDLDVGDWVGVQGPVVKTRKGELSVKATEVFLLGKALRPLPDKWKGLTDVEVRSRQRELDLAVNPAAVAAMRLRSQVVRSLRESMLARGFLEVETPILNPVPGGALARPFVTHHNALDTDLFLRVACELYLKRLLVGGVDRVFELGRVFRNEGIDATHNTEFTMLESNSAFQDYRDMMVLARGVIQEAADAAGVGRRVTHRGREIDLDGDWAEVTLLEAVREAIGRPDLAYDWPLDQVRALCDKCEVAWEPGWGTGKLVLELYEKHAEHKLTGPTFVTDYPVEVSPLAHPHRDDPFVTERFELIIGGREYANCFSELTDPDEQRVRFEEQALAKAGGDEEAMVVDEAYLRALELGLPPNAGLGIGVDRLVMLLGDLSSIREALLFPQLRPEEM